A genome region from Bradyrhizobium sp. WSM1417 includes the following:
- a CDS encoding helix-turn-helix domain-containing protein gives MKQRSAGKPDIELGKRIRLRRVEMKVSQAELGEKLGVSFQQVQKYEKGVNRVGAARLQQIATALDVPVTFFYDGDNKAREVESLLFLDSAFSLRLLRAYSKIKDQTVQRQLVSLMESIAANEA, from the coding sequence ATGAAGCAGCGCAGTGCCGGCAAGCCGGACATTGAGCTGGGCAAGCGAATCCGTCTGCGGCGCGTCGAGATGAAGGTCTCGCAGGCCGAGCTCGGCGAGAAGCTCGGCGTCAGTTTCCAGCAGGTCCAGAAGTACGAGAAGGGCGTCAATCGCGTCGGCGCGGCCCGGCTTCAGCAGATCGCCACCGCCCTCGATGTGCCCGTGACCTTCTTCTATGACGGCGACAACAAGGCGCGCGAAGTCGAGAGCCTGCTCTTCCTGGACTCGGCCTTCAGCCTCCGCCTGCTGCGCGCCTACAGCAAGATCAAGGACCAGACGGTGCAGCGTCAGCTCGTCTCGCTGATGGAATCGATCGCAGCGAACGAAGCCTGA
- a CDS encoding LysR family transcriptional regulator encodes MHSLAERGVPLEERPKTNITGLSDWDAARIFLEVVRCGSFRSAAERLSLSINAVRRRIDDFERQTGTTLFTRDVHGTRLTDEGALVVSAVEQMEAAAFDVLRTSDSTANALSGEVRVAITEGLGTFWLAPRLVEFQQAYPKILVDLHCAMRSADVSRHEADVAIHLSRPSALDVKLVRLGRMHLMFWASEKYISKHGAPRSAMELIKHRLVLQFADQLDAKQTFESFFPGVPERDLLVMKTNVSSANYWAVANGAGIGVFPSYAVALGGKLIPLEVELNRSLDIWLSYHPGSGRIPRVRHMIDWLIEAFNPARFPWFKEEFVHPHEFKDEYMGEPLTQLFGGFSTEDR; translated from the coding sequence ATGCACTCCTTGGCGGAAAGGGGCGTTCCACTGGAAGAACGCCCAAAGACAAACATCACCGGCCTGTCGGACTGGGATGCGGCGCGCATTTTCCTGGAAGTCGTCCGATGCGGAAGTTTCCGCTCGGCGGCCGAGCGCCTGTCGCTGTCGATCAACGCCGTCCGCCGCCGGATCGATGATTTCGAACGCCAGACCGGCACGACCCTGTTCACCCGCGACGTCCACGGCACCCGCCTGACCGACGAAGGCGCGCTGGTGGTCTCCGCCGTCGAGCAAATGGAGGCGGCGGCGTTCGACGTGCTGCGCACCAGCGATTCGACGGCGAACGCCCTGTCCGGCGAGGTCCGCGTCGCCATCACCGAGGGACTTGGCACATTCTGGCTCGCCCCGCGACTGGTCGAATTCCAGCAGGCCTATCCGAAGATCCTGGTGGATCTGCATTGCGCGATGCGTTCAGCCGACGTCTCTCGCCATGAGGCCGACGTCGCCATTCACCTGTCGCGGCCTTCGGCGCTCGACGTCAAGCTGGTGCGGCTCGGCCGCATGCATCTGATGTTCTGGGCCTCCGAGAAGTACATTTCAAAACATGGCGCGCCGCGTTCGGCGATGGAGTTGATCAAGCACCGCCTGGTGCTGCAGTTCGCCGACCAACTCGACGCCAAGCAAACTTTCGAGAGCTTCTTCCCCGGCGTTCCGGAGCGTGACCTTCTGGTCATGAAGACCAACGTCTCGAGCGCCAATTACTGGGCGGTCGCGAATGGCGCCGGAATCGGCGTGTTCCCGAGCTACGCCGTTGCGCTTGGCGGGAAGTTGATTCCACTGGAAGTCGAGCTGAACAGATCGCTGGATATCTGGTTGTCCTACCATCCTGGTAGCGGCCGGATTCCGCGCGTGCGGCACATGATTGACTGGCTGATCGAAGCCTTCAATCCGGCGCGTTTCCCGTGGTTTAAGGAAGAGTTCGTGCACCCGCATGAATTCAAGGACGAGTATATGGGCGAACCCCTGACCCAGCTCTTCGGGGGGTTTTCAACCGAAGACCGATGA
- a CDS encoding cytochrome c biogenesis CcdA family protein: MQNVSIPAALIAGLVSFLSPCVLPLVPPYLIYLTGATIEHVESNEPASVSKRAIMMSALLFVLGFSTVFVALGASASLIGGLIRAWSAELSILAGVVIIVMGLHFLGLTRIGLLMREGRLTAPKPVGLWGAYVMGLAFAFGWTPCIGPILAAILSVAAAEATVTKGAGLLAVYSAGLGIPFLIAALMIEQFSTLFARMKGHLVNVERAMGVLMVITGIGFLTGAVSNVSIWLLETFPALQTIG, translated from the coding sequence ATGCAAAATGTTTCGATCCCGGCGGCGCTGATTGCCGGCCTCGTCAGCTTCCTCTCCCCTTGCGTCCTGCCGCTGGTCCCGCCCTACCTGATCTATCTGACGGGCGCGACGATCGAGCATGTCGAAAGCAACGAGCCCGCATCAGTCTCCAAACGCGCGATCATGATGTCGGCGCTCCTGTTCGTGCTCGGCTTCTCCACGGTGTTCGTGGCGCTCGGCGCCAGCGCCTCGCTGATCGGTGGGCTGATCCGCGCCTGGTCGGCCGAACTCTCGATCCTCGCCGGCGTCGTCATCATCGTCATGGGCCTGCATTTCCTCGGCCTGACGCGCATTGGCCTGTTGATGCGCGAGGGACGCTTGACCGCGCCCAAGCCCGTCGGCCTCTGGGGGGCTTATGTGATGGGGCTCGCCTTTGCCTTTGGCTGGACGCCCTGCATCGGCCCGATCCTTGCCGCGATCCTCTCGGTCGCCGCGGCCGAGGCGACGGTGACGAAGGGCGCCGGCCTGCTAGCGGTCTATTCGGCCGGCCTCGGCATCCCCTTCCTGATCGCCGCCCTGATGATCGAGCAATTTTCGACCCTGTTCGCGCGCATGAAGGGCCATCTCGTCAATGTCGAGCGCGCCATGGGCGTCCTGATGGTGATCACCGGCATCGGCTTCCTCACCGGCGCGGTCTCGAATGTGAGCATCTGGCTGCTCGAGACGTTTCCGGCGTTGCAGACGATCGGCTAG
- a CDS encoding mandelate racemase/muconate lactonizing enzyme family protein produces MMITRVRTHILEAKLSQPFAYSRAWYDTRTAMLVEIETDNGLVGWGECYGPARITAAVVQSIAPWLIGEDPLGTDVLWQMVYARLRDHGQKGVVIQGMSGIDIALWDIKGKHFGVPVHQLLGGGARKQVAAYATGLYRRKSGDPLNYLAEEAAGYAAEGFRAVKLKVGFGIAEDAAVTRAVREAIGPDVALMVDANHAYDAVAAIRLGHLIERHDIGWFEEPVPPEDIAGYRAVKSALTIPVAGGECEFTRFGFRELFVSHALDIAQPDTCAAGGLSECKKIADMSEAFGIRYNPHVWGTGIAIAASLQLLAVLPSHTPTSLAPLEPMLEFDRTEHPIRQAILKEPIEHARGVVRVPEGPGLGIEIDREALARFAADA; encoded by the coding sequence ATGATGATCACTAGGGTTCGCACGCACATTCTCGAAGCAAAGCTGTCGCAGCCCTTTGCCTATTCGCGCGCCTGGTACGACACGCGCACCGCGATGCTGGTCGAGATCGAGACCGACAATGGTCTTGTCGGATGGGGTGAATGCTATGGCCCGGCGCGCATCACGGCGGCGGTGGTGCAGAGTATCGCTCCGTGGCTGATCGGCGAGGATCCGTTGGGTACCGACGTGCTGTGGCAGATGGTCTATGCGCGCCTGCGGGATCACGGCCAGAAGGGCGTCGTGATCCAGGGGATGAGCGGCATTGACATCGCGCTATGGGACATCAAGGGCAAGCATTTTGGCGTACCCGTGCATCAGCTTCTCGGCGGCGGCGCGCGCAAGCAGGTTGCGGCCTATGCGACCGGTCTTTACCGGCGCAAGTCAGGCGATCCGCTGAACTATCTGGCGGAGGAAGCGGCGGGTTATGCCGCCGAAGGATTCCGCGCCGTGAAGCTGAAGGTCGGTTTCGGCATCGCGGAGGATGCCGCGGTCACCCGCGCGGTGCGCGAGGCGATCGGCCCCGATGTCGCGCTGATGGTCGATGCGAACCACGCCTATGACGCGGTCGCGGCGATCCGGCTCGGCCACCTGATCGAGCGCCATGACATCGGATGGTTCGAGGAGCCGGTGCCGCCGGAGGACATCGCGGGCTATCGCGCGGTGAAATCCGCGCTTACGATTCCGGTCGCCGGCGGCGAGTGCGAATTCACGCGCTTCGGCTTCCGTGAGCTGTTCGTCTCGCACGCGCTTGACATCGCCCAGCCCGACACCTGCGCGGCAGGTGGTCTTTCCGAATGCAAGAAGATCGCCGACATGAGCGAGGCGTTCGGCATCCGCTACAATCCGCACGTCTGGGGCACCGGCATCGCGATCGCCGCCTCGCTCCAGCTGCTCGCCGTGCTGCCCTCGCACACGCCGACCTCGCTGGCCCCGCTCGAACCGATGCTCGAGTTCGATCGCACCGAACATCCGATCCGGCAGGCGATTTTGAAGGAGCCGATCGAGCATGCGAGGGGCGTCGTGCGGGTGCCCGAGGGGCCGGGCCTCGGCATCGAGATCGACCGCGAGGCGCTGGCGCGGTTTGCGGCGGACGCCTAG
- a CDS encoding sensor histidine kinase, with translation MLPLIVFAVGIAVYNYKQDRNDATRRVLENVRSMRLVLDSEVQRMTGGLQVLALTNSLRDDDFQNFRRIALGFVDQYGKGGLVLISDRKGRLLFSSATEDTASLPPRGHLEIIEKVFATRSPQYSDLFTGAVNGRQVLTVEVPVLRDGEVIYDLCFSPPISTFQHLVEKQRPDRDWTVSLLDTKAIVFARTPSPTEIFGKRATGTLYESMLRTSEAALSTVSLDGVALSTVYTRSRLTGWTIVAGVAESSLIAPLWRNIAITSFIGGILLLTGLTFAVRMATTIARGEMLHDLLIDELNHRVKNTLALMQAIAVQTFRSASRDERVKFEGRLGALAEAHNLLSQEKWAGSELRDVIARALRPFLLNNPERIRMAGPAVPLSPRLAVVLSMIVHEIATNAAKYGALSNETGRVTLEWEVLAEAPKPRLRLIWTEIGGPPVTAPVQRGFGSRLIERSARDQLGGEATVDFLPRGVVCTVICALDEAR, from the coding sequence ATGTTGCCGCTGATCGTCTTCGCGGTCGGTATTGCCGTTTACAATTACAAGCAGGATCGCAATGACGCGACCCGCCGCGTGCTGGAGAACGTGCGCAGCATGCGCCTCGTGCTGGACTCCGAGGTGCAGCGGATGACCGGCGGCCTGCAAGTGCTGGCGCTGACGAATTCGCTGCGCGACGACGACTTCCAGAATTTTCGCCGCATCGCCCTCGGCTTCGTCGATCAGTATGGCAAGGGCGGCCTGGTGCTGATCTCCGATCGCAAGGGCCGACTGCTGTTCTCCTCCGCGACGGAGGACACCGCAAGCCTGCCGCCACGCGGCCACCTGGAGATCATCGAAAAGGTGTTTGCGACCAGGTCGCCGCAATATTCCGACCTGTTCACCGGCGCGGTCAACGGCCGGCAGGTGCTTACGGTCGAGGTTCCGGTGCTCCGCGACGGCGAAGTGATCTACGACCTCTGCTTCAGCCCGCCGATCAGCACCTTTCAGCACCTGGTCGAGAAGCAGCGGCCCGATCGGGATTGGACGGTTTCCCTGCTCGACACCAAGGCCATCGTGTTCGCGCGCACGCCGAGCCCTACGGAGATCTTCGGCAAGCGGGCTACCGGCACGCTGTACGAGAGTATGTTGCGCACGTCGGAAGCCGCACTCTCGACGGTTTCGCTCGACGGTGTCGCGTTGTCCACCGTCTATACAAGGTCGCGGCTGACCGGCTGGACCATCGTGGCCGGCGTCGCCGAGAGCTCGCTGATCGCTCCGCTCTGGCGCAACATCGCGATCACCAGTTTTATCGGCGGCATCCTGCTGCTGACAGGCCTGACCTTCGCGGTCAGGATGGCGACCACGATCGCGCGCGGCGAGATGCTGCACGATCTCCTGATCGACGAGCTCAACCATCGCGTCAAGAACACGCTCGCCTTGATGCAGGCGATCGCGGTGCAGACCTTCCGCAGCGCCAGCCGGGACGAGCGGGTAAAATTCGAGGGTCGGCTCGGCGCGCTGGCCGAGGCGCATAATTTGCTGAGCCAGGAGAAATGGGCGGGCTCCGAGCTGCGGGACGTGATCGCCCGCGCGCTTCGGCCGTTCCTGCTGAATAATCCGGAGCGCATCCGCATGGCCGGCCCCGCGGTGCCGCTGTCGCCGCGGCTCGCCGTGGTGCTGTCGATGATCGTGCACGAGATCGCCACCAACGCCGCGAAATACGGCGCGCTGTCCAACGAGACCGGCCGGGTGACGCTGGAGTGGGAGGTTCTTGCCGAGGCGCCGAAGCCGCGGCTGCGCCTGATCTGGACCGAGATCGGCGGACCGCCGGTGACGGCGCCGGTGCAACGCGGCTTCGGCTCGCGCCTGATCGAGCGCAGTGCGCGCGACCAGCTCGGCGGCGAGGCCACCGTCGACTTCCTGCCCCGCGGCGTGGTCTGCACGGTGATTTGCGCGCTGGACGAGGCGCGATGA